The following are encoded together in the Robertmurraya sp. FSL R5-0851 genome:
- a CDS encoding histidine phosphatase family protein — MIDLYIVRHGQTTWNVQKRMQGRLDSALTKKGVEDAKRLRDYLATTPFDEVISSPSGRAYTTAKLIRPNETNMKTDPRLMEIHLGKWQGKTDDEIYHEFPSEYDHYWNAPERYYNDGGETFTDVMTRVEDFLQEIERMHGGGRVLMVTHGVTIMAFLSIVKKHSLNNFWSAPISEGTSLTLIRLDKGERKLLVEASVEHLSLVSVY; from the coding sequence ATGATTGATTTATATATTGTTAGGCATGGACAAACCACATGGAATGTACAAAAGCGAATGCAAGGTAGATTGGATTCCGCCCTTACAAAAAAAGGAGTGGAGGATGCTAAACGATTAAGAGACTACTTAGCTACTACCCCATTTGATGAAGTGATCTCTTCTCCAAGTGGAAGGGCTTATACCACCGCGAAGCTTATCCGGCCAAATGAAACAAATATGAAAACAGACCCGAGGTTAATGGAAATTCACCTAGGAAAATGGCAGGGAAAAACGGATGACGAAATTTATCATGAGTTTCCATCAGAGTATGATCATTATTGGAATGCTCCAGAGCGATATTACAACGATGGAGGAGAAACCTTTACAGATGTGATGACAAGAGTGGAAGACTTTCTACAAGAAATAGAGAGAATGCACGGTGGCGGGAGAGTGCTAATGGTCACTCATGGAGTAACCATTATGGCATTCTTATCTATCGTGAAAAAGCATTCACTAAATAATTTTTGGTCTGCTCCTATCAGTGAGGGAACAAGTTTAACCTTGATACGGCTGGATAAAGGGGAAAGAAAACTCCTGGTTGAGGCGAGTGTAGAACATCTCTCACTAGTATCCGTTTATTAA